TCTGCAACACAGATCTGGGGCGTAGATTCCATGCGTTATATGACACATTTTACCTCACCCGTCCCTTTCCGACACTCACTCCGTATACCGCCGCAAGGATTCTGTGGCTGATCGAGTGGCCCGACATTCGCGCCATAGTGCAATTCGAGTAACGTCCGTTGCGTGGGCTGGTGCCGCACACGACGGCTCAATACAGTGAGCAATCGAACTGCTCTCACAGTTACTAGGCATGTCAAAAGAATATTCAGCTGATTCATGGACATACGTGTGCAACTGAGTGCTTTTGGAGATAGAAGAGAAATTAGTGGAGACTCATACCTCTGCGGAAGGCATCTGTTCCTGACGTGTTTGCCAATGCAGACCGAATGCGATTCAAACACGACGTGATTTGTCAGTGGCGAGGAAGCTTGCCACCGGGCAACGCGTAACCCCCACGTTTTAAAATCCGATAACCACATATGGTTTGAAAATATGCAATTTCGAGCCAAAAAAACCAGACATCTTGGTGATTCCTCCCTAGAAGTTTGTTGTCTTTCCTGTAGAGACCTCGCCTTTCTTACCAACCTTAATATTCTGGCACAGTGTGACATCAAAGATGCATTGACAGAATGCCGTCATGAACATCTAGCATATAAATTTCCTTCCAATCTTGCAGATTGAAGAAAAGAAGGGTACAACGGGAAGAGCTGCTTTTGTAGGGAGGGATATTGAACACGGATGCCAAGTCAGCCAACTACTGAAGTAGAGCTCATCCGTGCAATTGTTTTCTTTGCAGAACCATTCTCACCGAAAATACTTCATTGTTGTTATTTGGAAGcctgcgcaaataaaaaaaacatgtttattttcttACAGCAAGATATGTCATtaaagtgcatatatatatatatatatatatatatatatatatatatatatatatatatatatatatatatatatatatatatatatatatatattgataaaaATAATCGAACGTATCTTTTTGCAGTCCGTTGAGATCAAGACGAATAATTATGGCCCTATGGCCCTCACTAAGGGTTTATGTTTATAAGATGAAAAGAGCAACAGTTAATTTTCTTGGTGTTTTGAGCAACAAAATTAATTTATTTCAAAGTTAATAAACAAATACATCTGCAAATTTCTATTATTAACATAAAGGACCAGAGGTGTTGTAAGCATGAAAAAAGTAACGTGGAGAGAAGCAGCAATGGCATCCTGAAATCTACTAAATGGCAAAAATGCGACATTTTTAGAGATTTTTTCAGGGTACATATATAGCCCGGAATTCGAGAGCATGACATTCGCTGTTTTCCCATTTCTTTGTCATACCAAGAAAGACATTTGCAATCTTCAGCTTTAGTCATGTTACCATATAGTTGTGAATTTAAGGAAACGCACTCCTTTTAAAATGGCTGTTGTCTGTCGCTTAAAATGGCTGTCATTTTAAAACGCCTATCGActtttttttgttgaaatgaaaTTTTATACTTGAAAATAGAATGTGATTTAGTGCTTTTTGGTTTTGCATTTTCGTAAAAAATGTGATTTTGTGCGTAGGGAAAGTTTCAGAAATAAACCTTCCTGGCAAAGTTTTCTGCGCATTAAGgatgtatatttctttcaaaaatggaATACCAAGCACCACAAAAATCCGCTCTATTGCTATTCGGTATGGGTCATAACGTAAAAAATTATCGGAAAAGCCAGAGAAATCAAATGACTCTATTTCTTATTTTTACTTCTACTGATACGTCGATCGACGCATTTTGATTACCTACCAGCCCATGGACATACTCGTCACCCTATTTGGTGTGAAAGTCGAGAAAGGTTGACAGACATGCCAGAAACAGCAGAAAGTTTCCAACGCATTCCATGCAGttgcactaaagaaaaaaaaaaactgggtagCGATGGAAGGCTCAAAGCCACTAAATCCACACTGAGTATAACCTCGCCGCAGATTGGGTTTCCGGCCCTACCTGTGCACCCAGTTTGAGTACACGGGCACAATAATGGGCTCCCCGGCCCAACGACAGCAAGTTTTGACACCCACTGCCCCCCTGAGCTATTCCAGCCGAGTGTTTGTGGCTCATGGCCATGGGTCAGGAGATGATCATTAGATTGTTCGGGGTTGATGTGTATGGGGAATCAAGCGACACCAGTGGACGCAGGCCATAGCCTTGAGCTAAGGGGGGAGTGGGGTGGTCGTACCACCCATTAATCTGAAAGGGGACGCTAATTCTGCCCTACGCACCCACTTCTCCTGTTACTACCACCAGCAGTTTCTTACTCACCCCATAACCTAAAGGAGTCAAAGAAGCTGCCACCAGTTTAGCCTACGTGACGACTACCGCTTTTTGCATTGTTAGTGACAGCAAGACAGCTATCGGCAACTTCACCAAGGGCCTGATCTCACCGCAAGAGAACTGCAGACAAGAAAGCACATCTACACATCTTCGCTGCCAAGTTAGTTCATTCTGGGCTCCGGGTCATTCGGGCCTTGCCGGCTACAAAGACGCTCACGACGCTGCCCGAAAAATCGTACATTGGGCGCGTCACCTATAATCAGGGAAGCTACCGTCCCTACAAGCTCAGGACGCTGAGGGCGAAGAAGTCGAGTCGTGGTGCGAACACACAAAAGACATAATGGTCGCGCAAGGAGAAATTCTTATAGCTTAGGGCAAGATTGAAGTGTTCACCATCTAACAAGTCGTTAAATAAGCACCATTCGTCGGCATGACGACTATTACAAGCAAGAATTATTCCCGACGTCCACTTCTTGTAGTCACATATACCCAAATGTTAATATACATCAATGAAAATCTTGCTGGGTGGCTCGCGCCAACTGTCGGCCTCATTATCTCGGCATGCCCCACAGTGACACATGCCGTCGAAAGCGCTAATCCTACATTTAGGATAACTACACCAGAGTAGTGGGAGACTGCTGCACGGCGGCTGCCCGGATGACCAACTGTGGGCAGTCCGGCTGACTGAAGGCGCCGCCAGGACCTAAGGTCTTGCCTGTGCAACTGGCACATGAGGGAGGAGGCTCTGGTGGGGATAGTCTCCAGGCCCCCACCTCCCTTGACATCAGcaagagaaaaaatgaagttttgtctctctctcgtcatgattcacttcaTGGAGATGTAAAGTGAGGGTGCAGAGTGACCTGGAGGTGAGGAGGTGATGAGAGACTAAAGTATAGTACTAATACTATTACTACAAACTACTGCTACTACTGGCGGATTcgacaaaaaataagaaaatgtggTAAATTTGATGCCTCCGATTATCCTGATAACATTGTATTTCATGACCTGGCTAACAGCCTAATATCACGAAATCACAGTTTATTTTCGAATATTTTTTTAACAAAACAAAACTCGACAAGCGTCACCGGATGACGACAGGCATTTCACAAAGAGAGCATTTTTGTACGTTCACGATCATGCTGGCAAAGACTCGAAGTAAGTATTACTACAATTATCTCTCTTTGTAGGGCAAACAGATGTCAAGGAGAAATAGCTTATGTTCTGAGCTATTTACGCAAAAAAATCTCTAGATTTCTAGACACTTGTGTGCTATAGAAACTGGGTCAATACCATAAAGGAAAGCACCAGCGCGAACAAGGGGCGAAGAAAAGAAGACGAGGTTGGACGGAGTCCTCATGCATGTTTTATTAACATTTATACGTCCTCAGCCATGTTTTGCCATTGGCTGCATGACCCGTGTGtatgcacgcacacgcacgcacacacacacatgcacacacacacacacacacacacacacacacacacacgacacgATACGTATATATGTATAAACGTCACGAAGAAAAATTGATGGGAATAATATTTTACGACATGCGGAATCGAACGGGCAATTTTTCGCTCCGCAGCGCCGACCATTCCGCCTCCAAAGCGCACGTCCTTCAGTGTACTAGCTGTGAGCTGTTTACATACACCATTGACCGCTGACGATACGGCTCTATCGGGAGAATGTCAGCGTGTCCCTTGCATTACCATCGAACCTGCGAAACGGTGCGAAGTGCACGCTCGATGCCCCACTAGTTGCGATGCGTTGGCGCGTCACCCTACTCCTTGCCATATGGAGTGCTGTCGCCCGTTTGCGCGCTCTCAATTCTGTTGTCATGGCGCAATTCGTTCGTCATGTGCTTTCGTCAGAAAGATTGCGTTTAGGTTACAGAGcacacgaaggtcacttcacccGCTGTAGCAGCACCCTTTGCGAAAGAAGCGCGCTGTTCAAGCACAGTGAGCTACAACACTGACACTTGATTGCGCTCGTCCTGTGGTACTATCCTATGCTTATTTTTTGCGCGTCCTTTGTATTTGTGCAGCGCCTTAAGTGTAGAGTTGTGATCGTTGTTCGCGCTCGTCTTGTGTGAGTTATTTTCGTCCATCCTTTCCATCTCCTTGCCCTTCTTCACCTAACGTCACAAGCTGTTGTCATGGAAATAACATGATTCAGCAGGCGCTTTATTGCAGAGCAGCAAGATGGTGCTGCTTCGCCCTTGCGACAAAAGTGTAAATAGTTTTCCTCGTCCCGAGCAAGCGTTGTTAATTATTCACGTAATTCATGCCtttgcctttttcttcttttactctCATAGACTGCGAACCGACATTTGAAAAAGTAGTATGAGCACTCATTTGAATATTGCCTAAAAGATTTTCTAGCCATGTTACGATATTCCTGTAACCGCCTCTCGCTTACGTAGTAACAGAGAAGTTTGTATATAAAGACAAgccctttttcgttttttctttgtctgtgTATAAAAGAAGCAGGCTTCTTGTTATAGTCCaagtgattattattattattattatattattatttttattattcatacgACCAATAATGCCACTGATTCGTTCATACTTACCTGCAGGGTACCCCTGGGACCCATTAGCAACAGAAACCTCGGCGCCGCACTTTCCAGCAAACTCCGATAGCAGGTGTTTTCGAAGCCCCGATATCTCGAACTTGAGTACACGGTAATCCGAGCAGCCGTTGTCCTCGGCAGTCGAACGCAGACAGTGGGTCATTTCTCGCACTAACctagaaaaatagaaagaaagaacgtTACCATTGTGCAGAAACGATCGATCACAAACGGTAAAGGAAGAGAATGTCAAATAGTTTCAGATACTAATTTCTCATGTTAAAATATATACAATGCACTTGAACGTGTCCATTTGCTGCCACCAGAGAATCTATATAGCGTTTGCTATTTGGTTGCGAAATTCTGGTAATAAGTGACCGCTTCACGTAGAAGGTGAAAAAACTCAATGCAATAGCAATCAACTGAAGTGTTCTACCAAGCAAGGCTAGCACACAGCTCGCGCCTTTCCAACCTGGCAAATTTCAGCAAAACGCTCACATTCGAACAGTGCTTTGCTTCAACACACACTTTGTGATGAGGGCGCAACAACTAGAAAGGTGTACCCGTCTGCTGATCCCCTTTACAGGAATACTAAGTGAAAACAATCACTTGGTTAGGATTGAAAAACTGCGCATTTTGAGCTTTAATGTCGTACGTTTCACTATGAgatcattattagcggagaaaatcaaggttgaagtttaatTTTTATATTTTCCGCAGAGATATGCACACGTCACTTCGAAAATTTCAAAAtctttttttagtatttttgTGGCGTTTGCTCGAGGAAATTTTTGGAAGTTTCGTACACAATGGCTATGGtgcccacagatgacaatgtacttcgaTTTTATCGATGAAAGGTACCTAGCACGCAGAAGACGCTTTCAAAATTTGTGAGGTGACGATGTTTGGTGTGGGAATCTCCAGGTAGTGGCCCAACCTGCATTTTGTTTCCCGCGGTTTCTCGCTTACAGAGCAAcggatcgtggtgagagtggtgcattCGGGATAGTGAATTGTGCTTTACTAATTCGCGAAAAATTTTGTTcttctttagtgttcctttaaagaCACGACAAGCACGACAATGCCCAGCTGGTTGAAGTACGCATTTTTCATGACTTAGCTAGGCAACTGCTTTCCGGCACCCGATCATGCCTCTGCCAGCAAAGGAGACTGCCGTCATTTTTCATCTCTACTTGAGCCAGGACCGTGGACGCCTGCCGCAGACCTGCACTCATACATGGAACATACGATGCTTGGAGGGATGTCACGTATCTAGAGTTGATGCTGAGcatgacggcgacgccgacagTGCAGGAACAAAAAGTCTGCCTGAAGTATCCACTAAATTGCTATCAAAGTAAAGCCAGATTCATTATTTAGCACATGTAAATAAGAAGTAAAGATTATTTGGTGGTCTACTCTGGCGCCAGAATTGTCATGAGATGACTTTCATACTCTGCTCCCGCGATCTCCCCAAGGGGAGAGGACGGTGAGGAAAGAGGAGGGCTGGATTTGCCTCGAGCTCTCATCGCAGCCGTCTAAGTTTCCGAACACCCCTGTTGCAACCGGCCTCTGGGGCACCGTTGACTCCGTAGGAATGATGTAGTGGCTGGAAAGTTGAACTCAACATTGAATCCATGCAAAATCTGAACATGGCGAGCGCTCTCGAATGAGCTGTGTGGCTCATTATAAAGAGTTcgttctccccagatccctagattgGGGAATGGGTGCAGATTGTACTGTCCAATCACATGTCACGAGCAACTTGCGAGGGTGATGCCCACAACTACCCAGGTAGGCATGCACTATTGGGGCGTGGCAACCGTACTACGAAGTGGTACCAACGTGGCTATTCTTCGTCGTGTGAATGCCGCTGGGTGAGAGGTCCCCACCCTCGCCACCAACCCGGGAGGCTTCCCGATGTGCGATGGTAGAAGGCAGCTTTGCAGCTTGTGCCACTTGTCATGTGATCATAAAAACGAAGCTTACTCGCtgcgacgtcgctacaagcgacGCCTATCGTTCTTTACAAACACGGAATAGGTCCATATATGTCAAGCCGCTGCGCGGCCTCTTTACTATTGACGCTCCAGAGTAAGCTAGGCGAATTTTTATCAGGCACTGTATATTTTAAGTGCCAGTTGAAAATTTGACAAGATGGGTACTTTTATTCAatgctgtttttgaaaaaaaaaacaccgtcgGAGGAACTCACGGGCACACGGTGGCGAGTCGTGCTGGCTTGTCAATCACAACAATGGAACCGTTCAGCAATGACAGTAGCATACAATCGAAGGCGACGCCGCACAGAACGTCGCTTCTGATGGCCTTGGGCTGGTCGCACGAGGTCTGCCAGTCGAGTCGCACAAAGCAACGCGGCGTCTTAACTGCACGACCAAGGTATGATAAGGTTTTAATTCGAAGTATACTATTTTTAGAGATGAGTGAATAGAAGAGTTTCGCACATGCTAGAGTTCCCGAACTCATCTCCGCTAGCGGGCCGCACGCACTCACGAAAACTGACTGCTGCAAGGGCCAGGCAAGTAAAATAGGTAGGGTCGCCAGAGTAAAAGTGGTGGGAAGATTGGCCGCACAGTATGTCAGTAGCTAACACTGTCATTTGAAGTTTCCTTTACTTATACAATATATGAGTCATTATTAAAGGAGATTTAGTGACAAGATTTCATACCATATGTATACCAATTTTTGTCTCTAAATATGGCTGAAATGTCAACGCTTATCTCCAGTTTTGTTTCATGGTCATGTATCAAAACATGGAAACTGCAGGAAATCATtcctaaaaaataaataaagggtccctgaaacattttttttcagataGCAATCGAATGGACTTAATAAAATAATTTAATCTTTCTCGAATCGACCTCTACAACAATGTTTGGGGTCCCTTAAGTATGAGCAAAATTAGATATTTGCCATACGCTGCAACTGCTGTCTCTCTTCTCTGGACCCTACGAGCACATTGTAAGTTGAGCAGGGAGGGatagaaaggggaaaaaaagttaGGTGACGCGTGTGTGATGAACTTGagcattttttgttcttttcagaAGGCGCACACCACTTCCAGTGTGACGAGGAGCGCAGGCCTGCGGTGGCTTCGGTACGTATGCAGCTCACGATGTTCAGGTCTGTCGATGGCTGTGAATTGCGTATCCATGCATGGAAAGTGCTTCAGAAATATTTCTACTCTCTGCCACCCTTACGAAACACACTTAAATTTAGAGATTCGATTCCGATTGAGGGGTACACATAGAGTCATCTGATCAGTACACTGTGTTTACAGTTATTAAGCGAGCAATGATATCTTCTACTGCACTTTATACAAACATATACGCCGCACCTTCGTTGTCGAGACAGCCGGGCCCGTGTATTTTGCCAATGTACTTGACGATCTGGTTCAGCTTCGAGACCAGCTCGGCAAACTCGTCGCAGCCGGTGGAAGCAGCTTGCACACACATGCCAAAGGTCAGCAACGTTTGGCGTGTAAACGTGAGATTCCGTCTGGGGACGTCTCCAATGAGTCTTTTCAGTTCAATATTTTCATCTGGTCTGCTGGATGAAGTTTAATCGACATTCTTACAGCACATTTTCTTGAACATGTCTGTTTTTCTTTCAACATACATATATGTATGTTGGCCTTAACCTCTTCAGTAACATAATCTGTTAATTCTTGGTTAATCTATTTGCTTTCTGATGATCTGAGAAATgtacatagtttttttttgcaaatgttgCAGTCACTGTTTTTTTCTATTATCTGCTGCGCTCACATTTCCTAGGACTTCTTTGTTATCGGACCTTTGGTTAAGAGAAAACCAACTAGCCTGAGTCTTAACTAAGCCTCAATAGTGCTAAAACTACGGTTTTTCACCCTCTACCTAGTCTGGTGGGTTAAGTTGTGGAGCAAGCTTAAACGCTGAGCTTCCTACTGAGCttgagtccactgctttattcgtgtccactttgcaagctgccgcTATGGCTCCAAGTTATCATAAACACGGCGGATAAGGTTTATTAGAGACTAAGGGgaaacaatttttcgcgtttcAGTACGGGCAAATATAAACATCAAAATTATTCGTCACACTCATCGGTTCGCAGCAGCTTCGAAAGAGTCGCGGTGATCATGTATCCTTTTCAAAGAAAATGTTTTTCCAGAAGCGGCAAATGCTTTTACCGGTCTTTAAAAAGCTTGCGCGTTTCCATCCATAACTGCATCCgtaagtcacagcagaataaaagcaagAAAAACTGATGTAATAATGTAGGGCCTCTGTTCAAGGCTTGCCTGCTCTGCAATTTTACAGCACAAGAAAGCGACACATGAATGCGAAAGTACCGCATAAGGACCTGCACCTCAAAGAGCCTACAAGGAAAATCAATGCAGCTGAAacgttggcaaaatttcacgttGTGACATTGCCTTGTAACGTTTTTATTCTCtcgtaagaacataattgagtgattactgttatGACAGAAAACTTCGCCTTGTTGGTTTCCCCATGCAGCGTGCAGCCCAGGGTGACCACTGTCAAAAGGACGGGGgagctcagccccccccccctcaaacctttttcaaagggggggggggggctaacgcCGCCCTTGCCCCCTCCGCCGGCTGAAACGCCTATGCGCAGCACAACCTCACTGCGCGGGTTTTTAGCTCTCAACGTACTCGCACTCTCCAGTCTGGGCGAAGCAGTACAAGTGGGCATACTTGTGGCGCGCCTCTTAGTACGTCAcgcctcacgaaaaaaaaaaggcccttaGCAGACGCAGCTTGGTGCAGGGCACTGAAAGACACAGAAGACAGGAAGGCAATATATGTGTGAAATCAAATACTGCGACTTTCTACAATCGCAAATAAAAAGCACAACGCCAAAGCAAACCcagccccggtggtctagtggctaaggtactcggctgctgatttgcagggcgtgggttcgaatcccggctgcggcggctgcatttccgatggaggcggaaatgttgtaggcccgtgtgctcagatttgggtgcacgttaaaaagaaccccaggtggtctaaatttctggagccctccactacggcgtctctcataatcatatagtggttttgggacgttaaaccccacatatcaatcaatcaatcaacgccaaAGCAAGGTGTGGAGATATTGCAACGCTtgcttcttttaggggcgaagctccttaaggcatgggctgtgcgtaccctgtatgtagccacctctcgtttagttcttacagtgttctctagatggcggcaccgtcacTTGTATGTAGCTACTTTtggtttagtttttgcagtgctcactagatggcggtactgataactgatgatgaaaagatgcaagatgttataaactagacggtggcacttgtacccagacaacactcgatgtcctgaggtcgtcctcGGTACAATCTGAGGACGATCCGAGGTCGTCCTCGGTACAATCTATGCTACAATCGTCCTCGCACAATTCTCATTGACCTTAGTACTCACAgaggacgacacaagctggtttgcCCCGGAAACGTCCTTTCaagtgctttctgaggacaacaattggtCCGGAAAAGGTCCCGTTAAGGATcttttggggatgacaaaagcattgcactgagcacttagatATAATTCCTGAAGACTTTTGCGCACCAAGTAGATGCATTTCATACGTGAAAACTTTCTCCACACGTTTGTTTCTTACAGTCATAAGTTATTGTATATTTCCGCCAcgttttttttgcagaaaatttTCAAACTATGTGACGCGCTTAATGAGACACACGTAATCAATTGACTTAGGTATCGAACCTGGTATTGCGAAATGTccatttgaaacagtgtgttctTAAATGTCACAGTCCTAAATTTGTCATTATACGTCACTCTAGCGCGTAGTGACAAAATAACAGCTGGAAACCATTGACTATGCGGCACCATTCTAGatagtcaagtagccaagccattccaagtcaactgactgtcaaaatggCAGCGGCGGTCTTGTCAGAGAAAGTCACGAAGTGGGGAAAGTGCAGTCAACTAGTGAAGGTGCGTGTCTTTTGTTGTTAGTGTGCATGATTAtaagtgagatatgtgtgagagtgTAAGTCGTAGGTGATGACGGTAGGTAatttgccgtgttgatgggtgcactggCCTGCTCAACGTTCCGACTGATCATGGATGCattgtcaccagccgaccgcGGCGTTGTGTGGTTCGGAGCAGCCTGGAacaacagccaatcgcgatcaattgggcttcgaagcagcctggtcccaacgtgaaaggatcaacttctgcatctgacacatggcccGACCTCAAGCAAGTCAAGTCAACGCCCATGTCAAGTGTACTAAAAGCTGTCATGCGGAGCCTCTAGCACTAGTAAGTGCATTGGGCGCGATACACGTGGTGAtgaggacactgtgtcaaactttcgaAGAAGATTACAAATGTAgttgattgagctgtgttgactgccttgatactgcttttattttttcagactatacgcggactcgaatgcctgacaaagctgtcTATTGTGaataattactgttaaataaataaatttcagtcaataagctttgtttgttttactcTAAAAGTCTAGCACTGTCGCCTCTCTGTTGattgatacagtatatatactcGAGACCTCGccggtgtttttcttttgatgtatgaaaatgtcatgaaaagaagtaaatcctaagtagtatcactgcccacaaccgaaccggccacgctatcgttgttctgaaaagatactgaaaaagtcctgaattgttgttttgaggatgcgctgaggttgttatgtgtacggacaaggggacgggattagtgctcttctagtaccataagaggacattctgagggcATCGGATTGTCCTCACAGGGATATACTGAGGATGTCCTGGGGACATCCTCAGTATGCCCCCGTGAGGACAGTATGCCCCCGTGAGgtttgtgttgtctgggtagttgatgatgaaagatgcgagatgttataaaataggaatgatgtcacataaggcgcgtgtcattggtggaaggcaatcgttcgatttagtgcggcgacgtatgctaggGATGCGTTGTAATAAAATCTAGTGTGCAAAATGTACGGAGGTTTCATGGCTTatcaggtttacctccggagttccgccccctcatcatcattcacttcgtggatatggtggcACTTTTTTGCATTTCTATTAACCGGTGCATCACACGTATGGACATTGCCTTTCGCTTAGGGCACCCGCATTCCTGAGAACCTTCAGGTTATTTTAGAATTTTTCGATAGACTTGAGCCCGCGAACACCAACAGTTGAGCTTATTCTGAAACTGTCATACACCACGGTGGTGCAGTGGCTAAgacattcggctgctgacctgcaggtcgtggatcgaatcccggttgtggcggccgcatttttgcccgtgtgcttagatttaggtgcacgttaagaaccccacgtggccgaaatttctggagctgtCCATAATCACATCGCataatctctcataatcatattgtggtttggggacgtcaaACCCTGACAGTTG
This genomic interval from Rhipicephalus microplus isolate Deutch F79 chromosome 10, USDA_Rmic, whole genome shotgun sequence contains the following:
- the LOC142774814 gene encoding uncharacterized protein LOC142774814 isoform X2, with the protein product MVYQRRALSQGKLQEENRFYVEFRSCIQVLAQCYSPSDLQLYLAHFTAVLMDGYAELCKLHNVTVKTPRCFVRLDWQTSCDQPKAIRSDVLCGVAFDCMLLSLLNGSIVVIDKPARLATVCPLVREMTHCLRSTAEDNGCSDYRVLKFEISGLRKHLLSEFAGKCGAEVSVANGSQGYPAACKLKEFTRESESCDEKMQDYYAIPSYRKGAINMTARIGH
- the LOC142774814 gene encoding uncharacterized protein LOC142774814 isoform X1, which encodes MVYQRRALSQGKLQEENRFYVEFRSCIQVLAQCYSPSDLQLYLAHFTAVLMDGYAELCKLHNVTVKTPRCFVRLDWQTSCDQPKAIRSDVLCGVAFDCMLLSLLNGSIVVIDKPARLATVCPLVREMTHCLRSTAEDNGCSDYRVLKFEISGLRKHLLSEFAGKCGAEVSVANGSQGYPAGKYERISGIIGRMNNKNNNIIIIIIITWTITRSLLLLYTDKEKTKKGLSLYTNFSVTT